The Linepithema humile isolate Giens D197 chromosome 2, Lhum_UNIL_v1.0, whole genome shotgun sequence genome has a segment encoding these proteins:
- the Nrg gene encoding neuroglian isoform X1 yields the protein MRFTVCVIPILILGASAIISIPDFLGVQSPPRISKQPPSDELLFQVVQAKDNENDRPFLIECEAEGEPAPTYHWIKNGKKFEWATYDDRIAQQPGRGTLVISKPKEEDLGQYQCFAKNEWGTATSNSVFVRKAELNSFKDENPKTEYADEGQPYTLTCHPPDGWPKPNVYWLIQDQAGSIKSINNSRMTVDPEGNLHFSNVTMNDASENSYYACAATSVFRNEYKLGNRVVLVVKPAGASTGQNKHAPKRQYVTKKSEVAYRGQKVELYCIYGGTPLPQTIWSKNGHLITPFDRVTQGNYGKSLVIQHVNFEDEGAYTCEASNGVGSADSYSIHLQVLAVPYFTVEPVFTEAAEDETIEINCEATGVPLPEIKWIHNGKPISQAPPNSRRKVTPNKIIIEKLTKNDTGNYGCNATNSLGYVYKDVFVNVLALAPEFTQPPTNLNTVDGKTIRITCQVFGAPKPDVKWIRSGQELTGGRYKILQSGDLEIQNVIFLDEGIYTCHASNKFGEIEASAELVVKEHTRITDEPEDYEVAAGATATFRCNAVTDPGLELTIEWLSNGQPIDFEMEPRFVRSSDYSLLITKTTELDSGTYTCVASTDLDSVTARATLIVQDVPNAPILENVECNTTEAKVIWRPQGDNRAPILRYTIQYNTTFTPDVWEIARDNVPAIDQVYIVPMSPWANYTFRVIAWNKIGPSLPSSHNKEKACTTLPDVPYKNPDNVIGKGTTPQNLVISWTTMPQIEHNGPGFRYEIEYKRDIPGQDYTDKFTIIDWRKNSLQVDNLPTYQKYKIKVTAINDKGQSRVPVKEVLGYSGEDVPLQAPGNFTLNHIISGTTAELSWSPVSQESVRGQLQGYKIQTWTDKEGEKGGIREINILGNQTHATVTKFIPNSKNFARIMAFNGRYVGPMSETLNFDMPEGVPGTVLSFEVFPIGSSALYLVWTPPAEPNGVLTGYNVYYQTVNNTQLGTMLERRPHIIDPKATQAKLAELAPDTKYRVHIAAKTRVGEGNHYFVEQKTRQSQRPDVPQFTWETVPTENGYANVRITWLPNLNGIPGSHFFVKYKLKGETIFLQTSNEYQSDDIEIRGLQSGEVYIMSVVAVDGIYLRESDFQEVETSSEGPIIQPKENVATAGWFIGMMLAIAFLLLVLIIVCVIKRNRGGKYAVHERELAAGRGDYPDEGGFHEYSQPLDTKSAGGRASVASSSHQDGKHPESDTDSMAEYGDGDTGRFTEDGSFIGQYGPKGRPEETPSIPTGTMATYV from the exons ATGAGGTTCACCGTGTGTGTTATTCCCATACTGATACTTGGGGCATCAGCAATAA taTCCATCCCGGATTTTTTAGGAG TTCAATCACCGCCACGGATATCTAAGCAGCCACCATCAGACGAACTGCTGTTTCAAGTGGTTCAAGCAAAGGACAACGAGAATGACAGACCGTTTTTAATCGAATGTGAAGCAGAAGGAGAGCCAGCTCCGAC ATATCATTGGATTAAAAATGGGAAAAAGTTTGAGTGGGCGACGTACGACGATCGTATCGCCCAACAGCCGGGCAGAGGTACCCTCGTGATTTCCAAGCCGAAAGAGGAGGATTTAGGACAGTACCAATGTTTTGCGAAGAATGAATGGGGAACGGCTACGTCGAACTCCGTGTTCGTGCGAAAGGCCGAATTGAACTCGTTCAAGGATGAGAACCCGAAGACCGAGTACGCGGACGAGGGCCAGCCCTACACGCTCACCTGTCATCCGCCCGACGGCTGGCCCAAGCCGAACGTCTACTGGCTCATTCAGGATCAGGCCGGTAGCATCAAGTCGATCAACAACTCGAGGATGACCGTGGACCCGGAGGGCAATCTCCACTTCAGCAATGTGACGATGAACGACGCTTCGGAGAACTCTTACTACGCCTGTGCCGCCACATCTGTGTTCAGAAACGAATACAAATTGGGCAATAGGGTCGTGCTGGTCGTAAAACCGGCGGGCGCGTCCACCGGCCAGAACAAGCACGCCCCCAAGAGACAATACGTTACCAAGAAGAGCGAGGTCGCCTACCGGGGCCAGAAGGTCGAGCTGTACTGCATCTACGGCGGCACACCGCTGCCGCAAACCATATGGAGCAAAAACGGCCATCTGATCACTCCGTTTGACAGGGTAACTCAAGGGAACTACGGCAAATCTCTCGTCATACAGCACGTCAATTTTGAGGACGAAGGCGCGTACACCTGTGAGGCGTCGAACGGCGTCGGCTCGGCCGACTCGTACAGCATACATCTGCAAGTGCTGGCCGTGCCATACTTCACCGTCGAGCCAGTCTTCACGGAGGCCGCCGAGGACGAGACCATCGAGATCAATTGCGAAGCTACGGGCGTGCCACTTCCTGAAATCAAGTGGATCCACAATGGCAAACCGATTTCTCAGGCGCCGCCGAACAGCAGGAGGAAAGTCACGCCGAACAAGATTATAATCGAGAAGCTGACGAAGAACGACACCGGCAATTACGGGTGCAACGCCACCAACTCGCTGGGATACGTTTACAAGGACGTGTTCGTCAACGTGCTAGCACTCGCTCCGGAATTCACGCAACCGCCCACGAATCTGAACACGGTCGACGGCAAGACGATTCGAATAACGTGCCAGGTTTTCGGCGCGCCCAAGCCGGACGTCAAGTGGATTCGCAGCGGCCAAGAGCTGACCGGTGGTCGTTATAAGATTCTGCAGTCGGGCGATCTCGAGATCCAGAACGTGATATTTTTGGACGAGGGTATATACACGTGTCACGCGTCCAACAAGTTCGGCGAGATCGAGGCGTCCGCCGAATTAGTGGTGAAGGAACACACCAGGATAACGGACGAGCCGGAGGATTACGAAGTCGCAGCGGGCGCCACCGCCACGTTCAG GTGCAACGCCGTCACTGATCCTGGTTTAGAGTTGACCATAGAATGGCTGAGCAACGGCCAACCGATAGACTTCGAGATGGAGCCGAGATTCGTGCGGAGCTCAGACTACTCGCTTCTGATCACGAAGACGACCGAACTGGACTCCGGTACTTACACGTGTGTCGCGAGCACCGATCTTGATAGCGTGACCGCGCGAGCGACGCTGATCGTTCAGGATGTGCCTAACGCACCGATATTGGAAAACGTCGAGTGCAACACCACCGAAGCCAAGGTTATATGGAGGCCCCAGGGAGACAATAGAGCCCCAATTCTGCGCTACACTATCCAGTACAACACCACGTTCACGCCGGACGTTTGGGAGATAGCCAGAGACAACGTTCCGGCTATCGATCAAGTGTACATAGTGCCCATGTCACCTTGGGCTAACTACACGTTCCGTGTCATCGCGTGGAATAAGATAG GTCCATCTCTACCATCGTCGCACAACAAGGAGAAAGCTTGCACCACCTTACCGGACGTGCCGTACAAAAATCCGGACAACGTCATCGGCAAGGGCACCACGCCTCAAAACTTAGTCATTTCTTGGACAACTATGCCGCAGATAGAACACAATGGGCCCGGGTTTAGGTACGAGATAGAGTATAAGAGGGATATACCGGGCCAGGATTACACTGACAAATTTACTATAATCGATTGGAGAAAGAACAGTCTGCAGGTGGACAATCTGCCTACttatcagaaatataaaattaaggtCACCGCGATAAACGATAAAGGACAGAGTAGAGTTCCGGTTAAGGAGGTTCTCGGATACTCCGGAGAAGACG TGCCCTTACAAGCGCCCGGTAACTTCACATTGAATCACATAATTTCGGGTACGACTGCTGAGTTGTCCTGGAGCCCGGTGTCGCAGGAGTCGGTGAGGGGTCAGCTGCAGGGATACAAAATTCAGACGTGGACGGACAAGGAGGGCGAGAAGGGGGGGATACGCGAGATCAACATCCTCGGAAATCAGACGCACGCCACAGTCACCAAGTTCATACCGAACAGCAAAAACTTCGCGAGGATAATGGCTTTCAACGGCAG ATACGTCGGTCCCATGTCCGAGACTTTGAATTTTGACATGCCGGAAGGCGTGCCGGGGACAGTGCTCAGCTTCGAGGTGTTCCCCATAGGATCCAGCGCTTTGTACCTCGTGTGGACGCCGCCCGCGGAGCCGAACGGTGTTCTAACTGGATACAATGTTTACTATCAGACTGTGAACAACACGCAGCTGGGAACGATGCTCGAGAGGAGGCCGCACATCATAGATCCAAAAGCCACGCAGGCCAAATTAGCCGAATTAGCGCCCGACACGAAATACCGCGTTCACATAGCTGCCAAGACTAGGGTGGGCGAGGGCAACCA TTACTTCGTTGAACAGAAGACACGACAGTCTCAGCGACCTGACGTCCCACAATTTACATGGGAAACTGTGCCGACTGAGAATGGATATGCCAATGTGAGAATCACTTGGCTGCCGAACTTGAACGGCATTCCGGGAAGTCATTTCTTCGTTAAGTACAAGCTCAAAGGCGaaacgatatttttacaaacttccAACGAGTATCAATCAGATGATATTGAG ATTCGCGGTCTGCAAAGCGGTGAAGTCTACATAATGTCGGTTGTCGCTGTCGATGGAATCTACCTTAGAGAGAGCGATTTTCAGGAAGTCGAGACGAGCAGCGAAGGGCCCATTATTCAGCCAAAAGAAAACGTCGCGACAGCTGGCTGGTTCATAG GAATGATGCTGGCGATCGCCTTCCTCCTCTTAGTACTGATAATAGTTTGCGTGATTAAACGAAATCGTGGCGGAAAGTACGCGGTGCATGAGCGGGAATTGGCCGCCGGACGCGGCGATTATCCCGACGAGGGTGGATTCCACGAGTATTCGCAACCGTTGGACACCAAGTCAGCCGGCGGACGCGCCTCCGTGGCGTCGTCCTCTCACCAGGACGGCAAACATCCCGAGTCCGACACCGATTCCATGGCGGAGTACGGTGATGGTGACACAG GACGCTTCACGGAAGACGGATCTTTCATAGGACAATACGGACCTAAAGGTAGACCAGAAGAGACACCATCCATCCCGACTGGTACTATGGCCACGTACGTGTAA
- the Nrg gene encoding neuroglian isoform X3 gives MRFTVCVIPILILGASAIIQSPPRISKQPPSDELLFQVVQAKDNENDRPFLIECEAEGEPAPTYHWIKNGKKFEWATYDDRIAQQPGRGTLVISKPKEEDLGQYQCFAKNEWGTATSNSVFVRKAELNSFKDENPKTEYADEGQPYTLTCHPPDGWPKPNVYWLIQDQAGSIKSINNSRMTVDPEGNLHFSNVTMNDASENSYYACAATSVFRNEYKLGNRVVLVVKPAGASTGQNKHAPKRQYVTKKSEVAYRGQKVELYCIYGGTPLPQTIWSKNGHLITPFDRVTQGNYGKSLVIQHVNFEDEGAYTCEASNGVGSADSYSIHLQVLAVPYFTVEPVFTEAAEDETIEINCEATGVPLPEIKWIHNGKPISQAPPNSRRKVTPNKIIIEKLTKNDTGNYGCNATNSLGYVYKDVFVNVLALAPEFTQPPTNLNTVDGKTIRITCQVFGAPKPDVKWIRSGQELTGGRYKILQSGDLEIQNVIFLDEGIYTCHASNKFGEIEASAELVVKEHTRITDEPEDYEVAAGATATFRCNAVTDPGLELTIEWLSNGQPIDFEMEPRFVRSSDYSLLITKTTELDSGTYTCVASTDLDSVTARATLIVQDVPNAPILENVECNTTEAKVIWRPQGDNRAPILRYTIQYNTTFTPDVWEIARDNVPAIDQVYIVPMSPWANYTFRVIAWNKIGPSLPSSHNKEKACTTLPDVPYKNPDNVIGKGTTPQNLVISWTTMPQIEHNGPGFRYEIEYKRDIPGQDYTDKFTIIDWRKNSLQVDNLPTYQKYKIKVTAINDKGQSRVPVKEVLGYSGEDVPLQAPGNFTLNHIISGTTAELSWSPVSQESVRGQLQGYKIQTWTDKEGEKGGIREINILGNQTHATVTKFIPNSKNFARIMAFNGRYVGPMSETLNFDMPEGVPGTVLSFEVFPIGSSALYLVWTPPAEPNGVLTGYNVYYQTVNNTQLGTMLERRPHIIDPKATQAKLAELAPDTKYRVHIAAKTRVGEGNHYFVEQKTRQSQRPDVPQFTWETVPTENGYANVRITWLPNLNGIPGSHFFVKYKLKGETIFLQTSNEYQSDDIEIRGLQSGEVYIMSVVAVDGIYLRESDFQEVETSSEGPIIQPKENVATAGWFIGMMLAIAFLLLVLIIVCVIKRNRGGKYAVHERELAAGRGDYPDEGGFHEYSQPLDTKSAGGRASVASSSHQDGKHPESDTDSMAEYGDGDTGRFTEDGSFIGQYGPKGRPEETPSIPTGTMATYV, from the exons ATGAGGTTCACCGTGTGTGTTATTCCCATACTGATACTTGGGGCATCAGCAATAA TTCAATCACCGCCACGGATATCTAAGCAGCCACCATCAGACGAACTGCTGTTTCAAGTGGTTCAAGCAAAGGACAACGAGAATGACAGACCGTTTTTAATCGAATGTGAAGCAGAAGGAGAGCCAGCTCCGAC ATATCATTGGATTAAAAATGGGAAAAAGTTTGAGTGGGCGACGTACGACGATCGTATCGCCCAACAGCCGGGCAGAGGTACCCTCGTGATTTCCAAGCCGAAAGAGGAGGATTTAGGACAGTACCAATGTTTTGCGAAGAATGAATGGGGAACGGCTACGTCGAACTCCGTGTTCGTGCGAAAGGCCGAATTGAACTCGTTCAAGGATGAGAACCCGAAGACCGAGTACGCGGACGAGGGCCAGCCCTACACGCTCACCTGTCATCCGCCCGACGGCTGGCCCAAGCCGAACGTCTACTGGCTCATTCAGGATCAGGCCGGTAGCATCAAGTCGATCAACAACTCGAGGATGACCGTGGACCCGGAGGGCAATCTCCACTTCAGCAATGTGACGATGAACGACGCTTCGGAGAACTCTTACTACGCCTGTGCCGCCACATCTGTGTTCAGAAACGAATACAAATTGGGCAATAGGGTCGTGCTGGTCGTAAAACCGGCGGGCGCGTCCACCGGCCAGAACAAGCACGCCCCCAAGAGACAATACGTTACCAAGAAGAGCGAGGTCGCCTACCGGGGCCAGAAGGTCGAGCTGTACTGCATCTACGGCGGCACACCGCTGCCGCAAACCATATGGAGCAAAAACGGCCATCTGATCACTCCGTTTGACAGGGTAACTCAAGGGAACTACGGCAAATCTCTCGTCATACAGCACGTCAATTTTGAGGACGAAGGCGCGTACACCTGTGAGGCGTCGAACGGCGTCGGCTCGGCCGACTCGTACAGCATACATCTGCAAGTGCTGGCCGTGCCATACTTCACCGTCGAGCCAGTCTTCACGGAGGCCGCCGAGGACGAGACCATCGAGATCAATTGCGAAGCTACGGGCGTGCCACTTCCTGAAATCAAGTGGATCCACAATGGCAAACCGATTTCTCAGGCGCCGCCGAACAGCAGGAGGAAAGTCACGCCGAACAAGATTATAATCGAGAAGCTGACGAAGAACGACACCGGCAATTACGGGTGCAACGCCACCAACTCGCTGGGATACGTTTACAAGGACGTGTTCGTCAACGTGCTAGCACTCGCTCCGGAATTCACGCAACCGCCCACGAATCTGAACACGGTCGACGGCAAGACGATTCGAATAACGTGCCAGGTTTTCGGCGCGCCCAAGCCGGACGTCAAGTGGATTCGCAGCGGCCAAGAGCTGACCGGTGGTCGTTATAAGATTCTGCAGTCGGGCGATCTCGAGATCCAGAACGTGATATTTTTGGACGAGGGTATATACACGTGTCACGCGTCCAACAAGTTCGGCGAGATCGAGGCGTCCGCCGAATTAGTGGTGAAGGAACACACCAGGATAACGGACGAGCCGGAGGATTACGAAGTCGCAGCGGGCGCCACCGCCACGTTCAG GTGCAACGCCGTCACTGATCCTGGTTTAGAGTTGACCATAGAATGGCTGAGCAACGGCCAACCGATAGACTTCGAGATGGAGCCGAGATTCGTGCGGAGCTCAGACTACTCGCTTCTGATCACGAAGACGACCGAACTGGACTCCGGTACTTACACGTGTGTCGCGAGCACCGATCTTGATAGCGTGACCGCGCGAGCGACGCTGATCGTTCAGGATGTGCCTAACGCACCGATATTGGAAAACGTCGAGTGCAACACCACCGAAGCCAAGGTTATATGGAGGCCCCAGGGAGACAATAGAGCCCCAATTCTGCGCTACACTATCCAGTACAACACCACGTTCACGCCGGACGTTTGGGAGATAGCCAGAGACAACGTTCCGGCTATCGATCAAGTGTACATAGTGCCCATGTCACCTTGGGCTAACTACACGTTCCGTGTCATCGCGTGGAATAAGATAG GTCCATCTCTACCATCGTCGCACAACAAGGAGAAAGCTTGCACCACCTTACCGGACGTGCCGTACAAAAATCCGGACAACGTCATCGGCAAGGGCACCACGCCTCAAAACTTAGTCATTTCTTGGACAACTATGCCGCAGATAGAACACAATGGGCCCGGGTTTAGGTACGAGATAGAGTATAAGAGGGATATACCGGGCCAGGATTACACTGACAAATTTACTATAATCGATTGGAGAAAGAACAGTCTGCAGGTGGACAATCTGCCTACttatcagaaatataaaattaaggtCACCGCGATAAACGATAAAGGACAGAGTAGAGTTCCGGTTAAGGAGGTTCTCGGATACTCCGGAGAAGACG TGCCCTTACAAGCGCCCGGTAACTTCACATTGAATCACATAATTTCGGGTACGACTGCTGAGTTGTCCTGGAGCCCGGTGTCGCAGGAGTCGGTGAGGGGTCAGCTGCAGGGATACAAAATTCAGACGTGGACGGACAAGGAGGGCGAGAAGGGGGGGATACGCGAGATCAACATCCTCGGAAATCAGACGCACGCCACAGTCACCAAGTTCATACCGAACAGCAAAAACTTCGCGAGGATAATGGCTTTCAACGGCAG ATACGTCGGTCCCATGTCCGAGACTTTGAATTTTGACATGCCGGAAGGCGTGCCGGGGACAGTGCTCAGCTTCGAGGTGTTCCCCATAGGATCCAGCGCTTTGTACCTCGTGTGGACGCCGCCCGCGGAGCCGAACGGTGTTCTAACTGGATACAATGTTTACTATCAGACTGTGAACAACACGCAGCTGGGAACGATGCTCGAGAGGAGGCCGCACATCATAGATCCAAAAGCCACGCAGGCCAAATTAGCCGAATTAGCGCCCGACACGAAATACCGCGTTCACATAGCTGCCAAGACTAGGGTGGGCGAGGGCAACCA TTACTTCGTTGAACAGAAGACACGACAGTCTCAGCGACCTGACGTCCCACAATTTACATGGGAAACTGTGCCGACTGAGAATGGATATGCCAATGTGAGAATCACTTGGCTGCCGAACTTGAACGGCATTCCGGGAAGTCATTTCTTCGTTAAGTACAAGCTCAAAGGCGaaacgatatttttacaaacttccAACGAGTATCAATCAGATGATATTGAG ATTCGCGGTCTGCAAAGCGGTGAAGTCTACATAATGTCGGTTGTCGCTGTCGATGGAATCTACCTTAGAGAGAGCGATTTTCAGGAAGTCGAGACGAGCAGCGAAGGGCCCATTATTCAGCCAAAAGAAAACGTCGCGACAGCTGGCTGGTTCATAG GAATGATGCTGGCGATCGCCTTCCTCCTCTTAGTACTGATAATAGTTTGCGTGATTAAACGAAATCGTGGCGGAAAGTACGCGGTGCATGAGCGGGAATTGGCCGCCGGACGCGGCGATTATCCCGACGAGGGTGGATTCCACGAGTATTCGCAACCGTTGGACACCAAGTCAGCCGGCGGACGCGCCTCCGTGGCGTCGTCCTCTCACCAGGACGGCAAACATCCCGAGTCCGACACCGATTCCATGGCGGAGTACGGTGATGGTGACACAG GACGCTTCACGGAAGACGGATCTTTCATAGGACAATACGGACCTAAAGGTAGACCAGAAGAGACACCATCCATCCCGACTGGTACTATGGCCACGTACGTGTAA